A genomic segment from Dechloromonas denitrificans encodes:
- a CDS encoding VacJ family lipoprotein, protein MTVMLKALSARGVGKLMAGAALALILSAEVAAEANPRDPYEGFNRTMFSVNEAVDKYAAKPVAQVYDKAVPLPVKAGLGNFFGNTADLWIGVNSALQGKFGDAGIDVSRLLINSTVGIFGLFDVASELGLEKHDEDAGQTLAVWGVGDGGYLFWPILGPRTVRDTAGWGIDSYADPVWRVRPIASRNSMVAARFVDIRASLLPADKVIDEAALDKYAYIRDAYLQRRRNQIFDGRPPRLED, encoded by the coding sequence ATGACGGTGATGCTCAAGGCATTAAGTGCTCGTGGGGTCGGCAAGCTGATGGCGGGTGCCGCTCTCGCTTTGATTTTGTCTGCCGAGGTGGCGGCTGAAGCTAACCCGCGTGATCCGTATGAAGGATTTAACCGCACGATGTTCTCTGTGAACGAAGCGGTTGATAAATACGCTGCCAAGCCCGTTGCTCAGGTCTACGACAAGGCTGTTCCCTTGCCGGTCAAGGCTGGGCTCGGTAATTTCTTTGGCAATACCGCGGACTTGTGGATTGGCGTCAATAGCGCCCTGCAAGGCAAGTTTGGCGATGCCGGCATTGATGTCAGCCGTCTGCTGATCAATTCGACGGTAGGTATCTTCGGCTTGTTTGATGTTGCCAGCGAGCTTGGCCTGGAAAAGCACGATGAAGATGCCGGACAGACGCTGGCTGTTTGGGGTGTTGGTGATGGCGGTTACCTGTTCTGGCCAATTCTCGGCCCCCGTACGGTGCGTGATACTGCTGGCTGGGGCATCGACTCTTATGCTGATCCGGTGTGGCGCGTTCGTCCGATTGCCTCGCGCAACAGCATGGTGGCGGCTCGTTTCGTTGATATCCGTGCCAGCCTTTTGCCGGCAGATAAAGTCATCGATGAGGCGGCGCTGGATAAATATGCCTATATTCGTGACGCTTACCTGCAACGTCGCCGCAACCAGATTTTTGATGGCCGCCCGCCGCGCCTGGAAGATTGA
- a CDS encoding ABC transporter permease, which yields MIGFWTLFYKELLRFWKVAFQTVGAPVLTALLYLLIFGHVLDEHVLVHGVRYTTFLVPGLVMMQILQNAFANSSSSLIQAKITGSIVFVLLPPIPYGAFFGAYVLAALLRGLMVGLGVLLATIWFAELKVVAPFWILAFAVFGGALFGALGMIAGIWSEKFDQLAAFQNFLIMPLTMLSGVFYSIYTLPTFWLRVSHYNPVFYMIDGFRYGFFGVSDVAPETSLAVVVASFAAVTFLTLNLLKRGWKLRA from the coding sequence GTGATCGGTTTCTGGACGCTTTTCTACAAGGAATTGCTCCGTTTCTGGAAGGTTGCCTTCCAGACCGTCGGCGCGCCTGTGCTGACGGCGCTGCTCTACCTGCTGATCTTTGGGCATGTCCTTGATGAGCATGTACTCGTGCATGGCGTCCGCTATACAACTTTCCTGGTGCCTGGTCTCGTCATGATGCAGATATTGCAAAATGCCTTTGCCAATTCATCTTCCAGTCTGATTCAGGCAAAAATCACGGGCTCGATCGTCTTTGTCCTGCTGCCGCCGATTCCTTATGGTGCCTTTTTCGGGGCTTATGTTCTTGCCGCATTGCTTCGTGGCTTGATGGTTGGTCTGGGGGTCTTGCTGGCAACGATCTGGTTTGCCGAGTTGAAAGTTGTGGCCCCCTTCTGGATTCTTGCATTTGCTGTCTTTGGCGGTGCCTTGTTTGGTGCGTTGGGCATGATTGCCGGCATCTGGTCGGAAAAATTCGATCAGCTGGCTGCCTTCCAGAATTTTCTGATCATGCCGCTGACCATGCTTTCAGGTGTCTTCTACTCGATTTACACATTGCCTACATTCTGGCTGCGTGTGTCGCATTACAATCCCGTTTTTTACATGATTGACGGCTTTCGTTACGGGTTTTTTGGCGTCTCCGATGTGGCGCCCGAAACCAGTCTCGCAGTCGTCGTAGCCAGTTTTGCTGCAGTCACGTTTTTGACGTTGAACCTGCTCAAGCGTGGCTGGAAACTTAGAGCTTAA
- a CDS encoding BolA family protein, with protein MHPEQIKQLILAGMACEYLTVEGDGQHFYAVVVSAEFVGKNRVQRQQRVYQTLKGELASGELHALSFTKILTPEEWSVQRG; from the coding sequence ATGCATCCTGAACAGATCAAACAACTCATCCTCGCCGGAATGGCTTGTGAGTACCTTACTGTCGAAGGCGATGGGCAGCATTTCTACGCAGTCGTGGTGAGTGCTGAGTTTGTCGGCAAAAATCGTGTTCAGCGTCAGCAGCGGGTTTACCAAACGCTCAAGGGTGAGCTTGCGAGCGGTGAGTTGCACGCACTTTCCTTTACTAAAATACTGACCCCCGAAGAATGGAGCGTACAGCGTGGATAA
- a CDS encoding phospholipid-binding protein MlaC, with the protein MKKVFAFVASVFFATSVLAQEAPDVLVQQVSSEVLEIIRSDKDIQSGNTQKVIDLVEKKVLPHFNFQHMTALAVGKDWKKANAQQQQQLAAEFKTLLVRTYANALTGYKNQKLVYKPFKMAAGETDVLVRTEVLQPGSKPVQIDYSLEKLDAGWKVYDMTVAGISLVTNYRDQFAQEVRNGGLDGLISTISAKNKSLESGQGKADKK; encoded by the coding sequence ATGAAAAAAGTTTTTGCTTTTGTTGCCTCCGTGTTTTTTGCGACCTCCGTCCTGGCGCAGGAGGCTCCCGATGTGCTGGTCCAGCAAGTCTCGTCTGAAGTCCTCGAGATTATCCGGTCCGACAAGGATATCCAGAGTGGCAACACCCAGAAGGTAATCGACCTCGTCGAGAAAAAGGTATTGCCGCATTTCAATTTTCAGCACATGACAGCCCTGGCTGTTGGCAAGGACTGGAAAAAAGCCAATGCCCAGCAGCAGCAGCAGTTGGCGGCAGAATTCAAGACCCTGCTGGTGCGTACCTATGCCAATGCACTGACTGGCTATAAAAACCAGAAACTGGTCTACAAGCCATTCAAAATGGCTGCTGGCGAGACCGATGTTCTGGTTCGGACCGAAGTGCTTCAGCCGGGTAGTAAACCCGTTCAGATTGACTACAGTCTGGAAAAGCTCGATGCCGGCTGGAAAGTTTACGACATGACGGTGGCTGGGATCAGTCTGGTGACGAACTACCGCGATCAGTTCGCTCAAGAAGTACGCAATGGCGGACTGGATGGTTTGATTTCGACGATTTCAGCCAAAAACAAATCCTTGGAGTCCGGCCAGGGCAAGGCGGATAAGAAATGA
- a CDS encoding cold-shock protein: MANGTVKWFNDAKGFGFISPSEGGEDLFAHFSAIQGNGFKSLAENQKVTFDIVTGPKGKQAANIRPVE; this comes from the coding sequence ATGGCAAATGGTACCGTTAAGTGGTTCAACGACGCTAAAGGCTTCGGCTTCATCTCCCCGTCTGAAGGCGGCGAAGACCTGTTCGCTCACTTCTCCGCAATTCAAGGCAATGGCTTCAAGAGCCTGGCCGAGAACCAAAAGGTAACGTTCGACATCGTTACCGGCCCGAAGGGCAAGCAAGCTGCCAACATTCGCCCGGTGGAATAA
- the mlaE gene encoding lipid asymmetry maintenance ABC transporter permease subunit MlaE produces the protein MPDLLLPFRKLGHAVIERIWRLGFAARFLVAILRYSGASFLRLPLTLREIYFSGVLSLLIIMVSGLFVGLVLGLQGYETLQRYGSTEALGVLVALSLTRELGPVVAGLLFASRAGSSVTAEIGLMKATEQLKAMDMMAVNPIARVVAPRFWGGVISMPLLAALFSAMGVLGGWLIGVVFIGVDDGAFWSQMQSGVDWRYDVLNGVIKSFVFGIAVSLIAVFEGYDSVPTAEGVSRAITRTVVTSALTILALDFVLTSFMFRGA, from the coding sequence ATGCCTGATTTGCTGCTTCCTTTCCGCAAGCTGGGGCATGCCGTTATTGAGCGCATCTGGCGACTTGGTTTTGCCGCGCGCTTTTTGGTTGCCATCCTGCGCTACTCCGGGGCCTCCTTTTTGCGCCTGCCGCTGACCCTGCGGGAAATTTATTTCAGCGGGGTGCTGTCTCTGCTGATCATCATGGTTTCCGGGTTGTTCGTCGGCTTGGTGCTGGGTTTGCAGGGGTATGAAACCTTGCAGCGCTATGGTTCAACGGAAGCGCTTGGTGTTCTGGTGGCACTGTCCTTGACACGTGAGCTTGGCCCGGTTGTCGCCGGCTTGCTGTTTGCTTCGCGGGCCGGCTCTTCCGTCACGGCCGAGATCGGCTTGATGAAAGCGACCGAGCAACTCAAGGCAATGGACATGATGGCGGTCAATCCGATTGCGCGCGTTGTGGCTCCTCGGTTTTGGGGCGGCGTGATTTCCATGCCGTTGCTGGCAGCCCTGTTTTCTGCCATGGGGGTGCTGGGGGGCTGGCTGATTGGCGTGGTGTTCATCGGTGTCGACGATGGCGCTTTCTGGTCGCAGATGCAGTCTGGTGTCGATTGGCGTTATGACGTGCTCAATGGCGTCATCAAGAGTTTTGTTTTTGGCATCGCGGTTTCGCTGATTGCCGTTTTCGAAGGTTACGATTCCGTGCCGACCGCCGAAGGGGTTTCCCGGGCAATCACCCGTACTGTGGTGACTTCCGCCCTGACCATTCTGGCGCTCGATTTCGTACTCACTTCGTTCATGTTCCGGGGAGCTTAA
- the mlaD gene encoding outer membrane lipid asymmetry maintenance protein MlaD: MKRTVLDLWVGFFVAIGIVALMFLALKVGNLSSSHLSETYVLQAKFDNIGGLKVRGPVKSAGVLVGRISDIRFDPATYEAVVTMEIGGRYQFPKDTFASIYTAGLLGEQYIGFDVGGEEKMLQAGDTIKKTQSAVVLEKLISQFLFSKAADGQDKK; encoded by the coding sequence ATGAAACGTACCGTACTAGACCTCTGGGTCGGTTTTTTTGTCGCTATTGGTATTGTCGCGCTCATGTTCCTGGCTTTGAAGGTCGGCAATTTGTCCTCCTCGCACTTGTCGGAAACCTACGTCCTCCAAGCCAAGTTTGATAATATTGGCGGCCTGAAAGTGCGTGGCCCGGTTAAAAGTGCCGGCGTGCTGGTCGGGCGCATTTCCGATATACGTTTTGATCCAGCGACTTACGAAGCGGTCGTGACGATGGAAATTGGTGGCCGCTATCAGTTTCCCAAGGATACGTTTGCCTCGATTTATACCGCAGGCCTGCTCGGCGAGCAGTACATCGGGTTTGATGTTGGCGGTGAGGAAAAAATGTTGCAGGCGGGCGATACAATCAAGAAAACACAGTCGGCCGTGGTACTTGAAAAATTGATTAGCCAATTTCTATTCAGCAAGGCAGCAGACGGACAGGATAAAAAATGA
- the mshL gene encoding pilus (MSHA type) biogenesis protein MshL, with protein sequence MNSAAQTNKAETYSVVVNNIQARDLLFALARDAKINVDIHPGISGTLSLNAIDQTLPQLLQRIARQVDIRFEFDGDNISVMPDSPFLRHYTVDYVNMARNVSGTISTNTQISTAGNMPGAATGGSAGNISNTRIDNSAKNIFWESLEKNIKDILRETDKTLPEGSSETVIEQTDSRNSTGPQPQPPNNPRTHRPAANTVQQTSPVPSSSQTAANSTIRRNTFREAAAVILNAESGVITVRATQRQHEKIQEFIDRVVHAARRQVMIETTIVEVELSDGFKQGIDWSRFRADDSGFSITRPANGSVADSANTAFSLILRQLNKPLNLVAAVNLLESFGTTKVLSSPRLSVLNNQTALLKVVESIVYFNVKSDTTTSANVGTTTAVTTTPQSVSVGLVMAVTPQISESGTVIINIRPTISSVSDWKEDPNPSNKAAGVQNLVPQIRTREVESVMRVTSGDIAVLGGLMEDGISYNTGRIPLLGQIPLAGELLTKRDNSSRKSELVIFLRPVVIKEASLEGDYRSLKDRLPGPGMFSPGFSAHSITGLPEASRHP encoded by the coding sequence GTGAACTCTGCCGCACAGACAAACAAGGCCGAAACCTACAGTGTCGTGGTCAACAACATTCAAGCGCGGGATTTGCTGTTTGCCCTGGCGCGCGATGCAAAAATCAACGTCGACATTCACCCTGGCATATCGGGGACGCTAAGCCTCAACGCCATCGATCAAACCCTGCCGCAACTTCTACAGCGAATCGCCAGGCAAGTTGATATTCGCTTCGAATTTGATGGGGACAATATTTCGGTGATGCCAGATTCACCGTTTCTCAGGCATTACACCGTTGACTACGTCAATATGGCGCGCAATGTCAGCGGGACGATCTCGACCAACACGCAGATTTCAACGGCGGGAAACATGCCGGGTGCGGCGACGGGCGGCAGTGCGGGAAATATATCCAATACGCGGATCGACAATAGCGCCAAGAATATTTTCTGGGAGTCGCTGGAAAAAAACATCAAGGACATCCTGCGGGAAACCGACAAGACATTGCCCGAGGGCAGCAGCGAAACAGTCATTGAACAAACCGATAGCAGAAACTCGACAGGGCCGCAGCCCCAGCCTCCCAACAACCCTCGAACACACCGCCCCGCAGCCAACACCGTCCAACAAACATCGCCAGTCCCCAGTTCATCACAGACTGCCGCCAACTCAACCATCCGGCGCAACACGTTTCGCGAAGCCGCCGCCGTTATTCTGAATGCCGAAAGTGGCGTCATCACCGTCCGTGCCACCCAGCGGCAACACGAAAAAATACAGGAATTCATCGACCGGGTAGTTCATGCCGCCCGCCGTCAAGTCATGATCGAAACGACGATTGTCGAGGTCGAACTGTCCGATGGCTTCAAACAAGGCATCGACTGGAGCCGCTTTCGCGCGGACGACTCCGGCTTCTCCATCACCCGGCCGGCCAACGGGAGTGTTGCTGATTCGGCCAACACGGCATTCAGCCTGATTTTGCGGCAACTCAACAAGCCGCTCAATCTCGTCGCCGCAGTCAATCTTCTCGAATCGTTCGGTACGACCAAGGTGCTCTCCAGCCCTCGCTTATCGGTACTCAATAACCAAACGGCGCTACTCAAGGTTGTTGAAAGCATTGTGTACTTCAACGTCAAATCCGACACGACCACATCAGCCAATGTTGGCACCACGACCGCCGTCACAACCACGCCGCAATCGGTCTCGGTTGGTCTGGTGATGGCCGTCACGCCGCAAATCAGTGAATCCGGAACGGTGATCATCAATATCCGGCCAACCATTTCCAGCGTTTCCGACTGGAAGGAAGACCCCAATCCATCGAACAAAGCAGCCGGCGTCCAGAATCTTGTCCCACAAATCCGTACCCGCGAAGTCGAGTCGGTGATGCGCGTGACAAGCGGGGACATTGCCGTATTAGGCGGTTTGATGGAGGACGGTATCAGTTACAACACCGGCCGGATTCCCTTGCTCGGACAAATACCGCTGGCTGGAGAGCTGCTTACCAAGCGCGACAACAGTTCCCGAAAGTCCGAACTGGTCATTTTTCTAAGGCCCGTCGTCATCAAGGAAGCCAGTCTCGAAGGGGACTACCGCTCGCTGAAAGACCGCCTGCCTGGACCAGGGATGTTTTCGCCTGGATTTTCGGCACACAGCATCACCGGCCTTCCCGAGGCAAGCAGACATCCATGA
- a CDS encoding tetratricopeptide repeat protein — MIIVALLIPALAMAGSLGNPPKGLASNHDQGTPHQAKPTDKNIGAGALVCQPLAEPEKPDELDLVQLAYQKQSAKDPNNTDILLALATIAERKNRPDAAEKLRRQAQQANPQSPAVIASVIGSLKGGVMRREAESHLRTWLAAHPRSAALHFTLGNLMAGEGRWDEAELAYFNAVANESGNPDFLFNLAISLDRLRQYRLAIQHYRLALEASDKRLAGFDIAQTRLRLIELQQVLSDTR, encoded by the coding sequence ATGATTATCGTAGCACTCCTCATCCCGGCCCTGGCGATGGCCGGAAGTCTTGGCAATCCCCCGAAAGGGCTGGCTTCGAATCACGACCAAGGTACGCCACATCAAGCCAAGCCGACTGATAAAAACATCGGAGCAGGAGCACTTGTTTGCCAGCCCCTCGCTGAGCCAGAAAAACCGGACGAACTTGACTTGGTGCAGTTGGCGTATCAGAAGCAGTCGGCCAAGGATCCCAACAACACGGACATTCTTCTTGCTCTCGCGACCATTGCTGAAAGAAAAAACCGGCCCGATGCGGCAGAGAAACTCCGGCGACAGGCGCAACAGGCCAACCCTCAATCTCCAGCAGTCATTGCCAGCGTTATCGGTTCACTCAAAGGCGGCGTCATGCGCCGCGAAGCAGAAAGCCATCTCAGAACCTGGCTGGCAGCTCATCCACGCTCAGCCGCCCTGCACTTTACCCTGGGAAATCTGATGGCCGGAGAAGGGCGCTGGGATGAAGCCGAACTAGCCTATTTCAATGCCGTCGCCAATGAATCAGGCAACCCGGACTTTCTCTTCAACCTGGCCATCAGTCTTGACCGGCTAAGGCAGTACCGCCTCGCCATTCAGCATTATCGACTGGCACTGGAAGCTTCAGACAAGCGTCTCGCCGGGTTTGATATTGCCCAGACCAGACTTCGCCTGATCGAGTTGCAACAAGTCCTGTCGGATACGCGATGA
- a CDS encoding TRAP transporter small permease — protein sequence MNDNNDAAVSGGKLTLESVERFLMAASMGLLCLLTMANVLVRYFTDISFAFTEEISVALMVVMTLIGASHAFATNHHIAITFFVDRKPQFQRFVRGFAALCSLVMFGLLAWYGVFMAWDDFDFEVTSPSLGVPQWIYTVWLPILSVVIVLRLLAVLRRGGQ from the coding sequence ATGAACGACAATAATGATGCCGCCGTTTCCGGCGGCAAATTAACGCTCGAGTCGGTCGAGCGTTTCCTGATGGCCGCGTCGATGGGGTTGTTATGCCTGTTGACGATGGCCAACGTGCTGGTGCGCTATTTCACGGATATTTCCTTTGCCTTTACCGAGGAAATATCCGTCGCGCTGATGGTGGTCATGACGTTGATCGGTGCTTCGCATGCCTTTGCGACCAATCACCATATTGCGATCACTTTCTTTGTCGACCGCAAACCCCAGTTCCAGCGCTTCGTCCGGGGCTTTGCCGCACTCTGTTCGTTGGTCATGTTTGGCTTGCTGGCCTGGTATGGCGTTTTCATGGCCTGGGATGACTTTGATTTCGAGGTGACATCTCCGTCGCTCGGCGTGCCGCAGTGGATTTACACGGTCTGGCTGCCGATCCTGTCGGTCGTTATCGTATTGCGCCTGCTTGCCGTGCTGCGGCGGGGAGGTCAATGA
- a CDS encoding lipid asymmetry maintenance protein MlaB, with the protein MIERQAGRLVVKVPLVMANARGLLEAGRSALQAGEDVFDFAEVREADSSALAVMLGWLRAAELSRSTVRFANIPAGVRSLAELYGVAELLPLA; encoded by the coding sequence ATGATCGAACGTCAGGCCGGGCGCCTTGTGGTCAAGGTGCCCCTTGTCATGGCCAATGCGCGCGGCCTGCTTGAAGCAGGCCGTTCTGCTTTGCAGGCCGGGGAAGATGTTTTCGACTTTGCCGAAGTGAGGGAAGCGGATTCGTCGGCTTTAGCCGTTATGCTCGGCTGGTTGCGGGCGGCTGAATTGTCGCGGTCGACCGTTCGATTTGCCAATATTCCGGCCGGAGTTCGTTCGCTGGCTGAGCTGTACGGCGTTGCCGAACTGCTGCCCCTCGCTTGA
- a CDS encoding DctP family TRAP transporter solute-binding subunit: MQRRNFMTAIAAACVLLSGAAQAQSYRAEYRLSTTLGTAFTWGQAGERWIELVKEKTQGRINIKLYSGNSLVGGDQTREFTAIRQGVIDMSIGSTINWSPQVKELNLFSLPFLMPDYKAIDALTQGDVGKDLFAVLEKREVVPLAWGENGFREMSNSKRPIASPADMKGMKFRVVGSPLYNETFSALGANPTQMSWADAQPALASGAVDGQENPLSVFVAARLSTVGQKYLTLWHYVADPLIFVVNKQVWASWTPADREAVRQAALQAARENVDKARKGIAGSDNAVLKQIEAQGVTVTHPTSEQRAAFVQATRPVYDKWSKTIGADLVKKAESAIAKR; this comes from the coding sequence ATGCAACGCAGAAACTTCATGACCGCCATTGCCGCAGCGTGTGTGCTGCTCAGCGGCGCCGCTCAGGCGCAGAGTTATCGAGCCGAATACCGCCTTTCCACAACGCTGGGGACGGCTTTTACCTGGGGGCAGGCCGGTGAGCGCTGGATCGAACTGGTCAAGGAAAAAACCCAGGGGCGCATCAATATCAAACTTTATTCCGGCAACTCGCTGGTGGGGGGCGATCAGACGCGTGAATTCACCGCGATACGCCAAGGGGTGATCGATATGTCGATTGGCTCCACGATCAACTGGTCGCCGCAGGTCAAGGAGCTGAACCTGTTCTCGCTGCCCTTCCTGATGCCTGACTACAAGGCGATCGATGCCTTGACGCAGGGTGATGTCGGCAAGGATCTGTTTGCCGTGCTTGAAAAACGCGAGGTCGTTCCGCTGGCCTGGGGCGAAAACGGCTTCCGTGAAATGTCCAACTCGAAGCGCCCGATCGCTTCTCCCGCTGATATGAAGGGGATGAAGTTCCGTGTAGTCGGTTCGCCGCTCTATAACGAAACGTTTTCAGCGCTGGGTGCCAATCCAACCCAGATGAGCTGGGCTGATGCTCAGCCGGCCCTGGCTTCCGGCGCGGTCGACGGCCAGGAAAATCCGCTTTCCGTTTTTGTCGCTGCACGCTTGTCGACCGTGGGACAGAAGTATTTGACGCTTTGGCACTACGTTGCTGATCCGCTGATTTTTGTCGTGAACAAGCAGGTTTGGGCAAGCTGGACGCCCGCTGACCGTGAAGCGGTGCGTCAGGCTGCGTTGCAGGCTGCGCGCGAGAATGTCGACAAGGCCCGCAAGGGAATCGCCGGTAGCGATAACGCGGTGCTCAAGCAGATCGAGGCGCAGGGTGTGACGGTGACCCATCCGACAAGCGAGCAGCGGGCTGCGTTTGTCCAGGCAACCCGCCCGGTGTACGACAAGTGGTCGAAAACCATTGGCGCCGATCTGGTCAAGAAGGCTGAATCGGCTATCGCCAAGCGTTGA
- the murA gene encoding UDP-N-acetylglucosamine 1-carboxyvinyltransferase, producing the protein MDKLLIQGGKALSGEVAISGAKNAALPILCASLLTAEPLHLTNVPHLNDISTMLRLLGEMGVGVTMDGIDGIVLNGGGLNNPVASYEMVKTMRASILVLGPLVARCGEARVSLPGGCAIGARPVDQHIKGLQAMGAEIKVEQGYVHAKATRLKGARICTDMVTVTGTENLMMAACLADGETIIENAAREPEVVDLANCLISMGARISGAGTDIIRIQGVEKLHGATHAIMPDRIETGTYLCAAAATGGDIRLVKTSAAYLDSVVDKLMDAGCDITVERDAIRLVAPQRLKAVSLRTAPYPAFPTDMQAQFMAINCVAEGVATIRETIFENRFMHVSELMRLGADIQIDGSNALVRGVNHLEGATVMATDLRASASLVIAGLVARGETLIDRIYHLDRGYERIEEKLAKLGASVKRVH; encoded by the coding sequence GTGGATAAGTTATTGATTCAGGGCGGTAAAGCCCTCTCTGGCGAAGTTGCCATCTCCGGGGCCAAAAATGCTGCGCTCCCCATTCTTTGTGCCTCGCTGTTGACTGCCGAGCCGCTGCACCTGACCAATGTGCCGCATCTCAACGATATTTCGACCATGCTTCGTCTGCTGGGGGAAATGGGTGTTGGTGTGACGATGGATGGTATTGACGGCATCGTGCTGAATGGTGGTGGATTGAATAATCCGGTCGCTTCGTACGAGATGGTCAAAACGATGCGCGCATCCATCCTCGTACTTGGCCCGCTGGTTGCCCGTTGCGGCGAAGCGCGGGTTTCCTTGCCCGGCGGTTGTGCCATTGGCGCCCGTCCGGTCGATCAGCACATCAAGGGGCTGCAGGCCATGGGGGCCGAGATCAAGGTCGAGCAGGGCTATGTGCACGCCAAGGCAACTCGCCTCAAGGGGGCGCGTATCTGCACCGATATGGTGACCGTGACGGGGACCGAGAATCTGATGATGGCCGCGTGCCTGGCTGATGGCGAAACAATCATAGAAAATGCCGCACGTGAGCCGGAAGTGGTCGATCTGGCCAACTGTCTGATCAGCATGGGCGCCCGGATTTCTGGTGCCGGTACCGACATCATCCGGATTCAGGGGGTCGAAAAATTGCACGGGGCGACTCACGCCATCATGCCGGACCGGATTGAGACAGGCACCTATCTTTGTGCGGCGGCAGCAACGGGGGGCGATATCCGCCTTGTCAAAACCTCTGCCGCCTACCTTGATTCCGTGGTCGACAAACTGATGGATGCCGGTTGTGACATCACCGTCGAGCGCGATGCAATCCGCCTTGTCGCGCCGCAGCGGCTCAAGGCCGTCAGCCTGCGTACAGCGCCATACCCGGCTTTTCCGACCGATATGCAGGCGCAGTTCATGGCCATCAATTGCGTTGCCGAAGGTGTAGCGACCATTCGCGAAACCATTTTTGAAAACCGTTTCATGCACGTCAGCGAGTTGATGCGTCTGGGGGCGGATATTCAGATCGACGGCAGCAATGCCTTGGTCCGTGGCGTGAATCATCTTGAGGGCGCGACAGTCATGGCGACTGACCTGCGTGCTTCGGCCTCTTTGGTCATTGCCGGTCTGGTGGCACGTGGAGAAACGTTGATTGATCGCATCTATCACCTGGATCGCGGCTATGAGCGAATCGAAGAGAAGCTTGCCAAGCTTGGTGCCAGCGTAAAGCGGGTGCATTGA
- a CDS encoding ABC transporter ATP-binding protein: MSNDILVDIEDLRFDYDGRPILQGINMKIPRGKVVAIMGGSGCGKTTLLQCIGGQLKPTGGRVLLEHNRVCEMTQKELYGLRRRMGMLFQFGALFTDMSVFDNVAFPLREHTDLSDEMIRDLVLMKLEAVGLRGAHKLMPGELSGGMARRVALARAVALDPMLVMYDEPFTGLDPIALGVIGQLIRKLNDALGATSIMVTHDVQESLQIVDYIYFVSGGQIVAEGTPDQIRASQDPFVHQFVHAEVDGPVHFDYPAPVVRHEFLRGVKHA, from the coding sequence TTGTCCAACGACATCCTGGTCGATATAGAAGACCTACGCTTCGACTATGATGGTCGGCCCATCCTGCAGGGAATCAACATGAAGATTCCTCGCGGCAAGGTCGTCGCCATCATGGGCGGGTCCGGTTGTGGCAAAACCACGCTTTTGCAGTGTATTGGCGGGCAGTTGAAGCCGACCGGCGGCCGTGTTCTTCTCGAACACAATCGTGTTTGCGAAATGACTCAAAAAGAGCTTTATGGGTTGCGCCGCCGCATGGGGATGCTTTTCCAGTTCGGGGCCCTGTTTACCGATATGTCCGTGTTCGACAACGTGGCTTTTCCGTTGCGCGAGCACACGGATTTGTCGGACGAAATGATTCGCGACCTGGTGTTGATGAAGCTTGAGGCCGTCGGGCTGCGCGGGGCTCATAAGCTGATGCCCGGCGAGCTTTCTGGGGGAATGGCCCGGCGTGTTGCCTTGGCTCGGGCGGTTGCACTCGACCCGATGCTGGTCATGTACGACGAGCCCTTTACCGGCCTGGACCCCATTGCGCTGGGTGTCATCGGGCAATTGATCCGGAAGCTGAATGACGCGCTCGGCGCGACCTCGATCATGGTGACTCACGATGTTCAGGAGTCGCTTCAGATCGTTGATTATATTTACTTTGTTTCAGGTGGGCAGATTGTTGCCGAAGGGACGCCCGATCAAATTCGCGCCTCGCAGGATCCATTTGTTCATCAGTTCGTGCATGCCGAAGTTGATGGGCCTGTCCACTTCGATTACCCGGCGCCAGTTGTTCGCCATGAATTTCTGCGCGGGGTGAAGCATGCCTGA